The following coding sequences are from one Roseburia hominis A2-183 window:
- a CDS encoding MYG1 family protein — MTEDLLEQIQRKDAAAFTHGGKFHADDVFSAALLLYLNPEIVITRGNRVPENFAGIVFDIGRGRYDHHQKDSRVRENGVPYAAFGLLWEELGGAILGEELAAEFDEAFVQPLDNNDNTGEKNELATLIGNFNPAWDAQGGSDAAFFQAVSVAGMILENKFERYRGNERADRQIEEVLAAHERAVVSGETAERDAAILILPYFIPCQKRLSETGIAFVIFPSNRGGYCIQPQKREYSLHYKCSFPECWLGLEKEELAEASGLESAVFCHKGGFLMTVGELSDAVEACRISLDSFKEEKALVNVGGGETADELLRELPGMAEAQIYHMPLPELPELEQDGSYGEVAMEKADWKLRNKDYVKQILQCRPEAVYVEGDVFAAYPVVHLLRKKHVPVLAMAERGGKRILVRIPSGS, encoded by the coding sequence ATGACGGAAGACTTACTGGAACAGATTCAGAGAAAAGACGCGGCGGCGTTTACACACGGAGGGAAATTTCATGCAGACGATGTGTTTTCCGCGGCGCTGCTGCTTTACCTGAATCCGGAGATTGTAATTACGCGCGGCAACAGGGTGCCGGAGAATTTTGCCGGGATCGTGTTTGACATCGGAAGAGGACGGTACGACCATCATCAGAAAGACAGCCGGGTGCGGGAGAACGGTGTGCCCTATGCGGCGTTCGGACTGCTGTGGGAGGAACTCGGGGGAGCAATCCTCGGGGAGGAGCTGGCGGCGGAATTTGACGAGGCGTTTGTACAGCCGTTGGATAATAACGACAACACCGGGGAGAAAAACGAGCTGGCGACGCTCATTGGCAATTTTAACCCGGCATGGGATGCGCAGGGCGGAAGCGATGCCGCCTTTTTTCAGGCGGTCAGCGTGGCAGGCATGATTCTTGAAAATAAATTTGAGCGCTATCGCGGAAATGAGCGCGCCGACCGTCAGATCGAGGAAGTGCTGGCGGCGCATGAGCGTGCCGTAGTGTCCGGGGAGACGGCGGAGCGCGATGCCGCGATTCTCATATTGCCCTATTTTATCCCGTGCCAGAAACGCCTGTCGGAGACCGGGATTGCGTTTGTGATTTTCCCGTCGAACCGGGGCGGATACTGTATCCAGCCGCAGAAGCGGGAGTATTCTCTCCATTATAAGTGCAGCTTCCCGGAATGCTGGCTCGGACTGGAAAAGGAAGAACTGGCGGAGGCATCAGGTTTAGAGAGCGCCGTTTTCTGCCATAAGGGCGGTTTTCTCATGACGGTCGGGGAACTTTCCGATGCAGTGGAGGCATGCCGGATCAGTCTGGACAGCTTTAAGGAGGAGAAGGCGCTTGTAAACGTGGGCGGCGGAGAGACAGCGGATGAACTTTTAAGAGAACTGCCGGGGATGGCGGAAGCGCAGATCTATCACATGCCGCTGCCAGAGCTGCCGGAACTGGAACAGGACGGCAGTTACGGTGAAGTGGCGATGGAAAAAGCCGACTGGAAGCTTCGGAACAAGGATTATGTGAAACAGATCCTGCAGTGCCGTCCGGAGGCCGTTTACGTCGAGGGGGATGTATTTGCGGCATATCCGGTGGTGCATCTGCTCCGGAAAAAGCACGTGCCGGTGCTTGCCATGGCGGAGCGCGGCGGGAAGCGGATTCTCGTGCGGATTCCGTCCGGTTCCTAG
- a CDS encoding transglutaminase domain-containing protein produces MEAYYYSKMDKTKQAAYHAMLQGLLALEDAIPMPRLEAEDLYQVFFLLRLDHPEIFWATGYKYRYYPESANLVFLPEYLFEKGKIREHQKAMKARVEKLARAAQNLSEWEKEKYVHDFICENVHYDKLKKPYSHEIIGPLGQGVGVCEGIAKSVKVLCDALGVWCVIALCGNCPEKGIKYRHTWNIVKIGGQYYHLDATFDNTLGAGAQIRYDYFNLCDKSVFRDHQPLIAPAPECTDAQHFYYREKKLSFTKMEDVYKRALQTAKKGKTFTFHWRGGYLTREVLGELLEQISAAGREREKSARVSVNWQQAVLRFDYVEAGSAPEASVVMEEANEGEKE; encoded by the coding sequence ATGGAAGCATATTATTACAGCAAAATGGACAAAACAAAGCAGGCGGCATATCATGCGATGCTGCAGGGACTATTGGCGTTGGAGGATGCCATTCCGATGCCGCGCCTTGAGGCGGAGGATCTCTATCAGGTATTTTTCCTGCTGCGGCTGGATCATCCGGAGATTTTCTGGGCGACCGGCTACAAGTACCGGTATTATCCGGAGTCGGCGAACCTTGTGTTCCTGCCGGAATACCTCTTTGAAAAAGGCAAGATCAGAGAGCACCAGAAGGCGATGAAGGCGCGGGTGGAAAAACTGGCGCGCGCGGCGCAGAATCTCTCCGAGTGGGAGAAAGAAAAATACGTCCATGACTTTATCTGCGAAAACGTGCACTACGATAAGCTGAAAAAGCCGTATTCCCATGAGATCATAGGTCCTCTCGGACAGGGTGTGGGCGTCTGTGAGGGAATCGCAAAGTCAGTAAAGGTGCTTTGCGATGCGCTTGGCGTTTGGTGCGTGATTGCTCTGTGCGGAAACTGCCCAGAGAAGGGGATCAAATACCGCCATACGTGGAACATTGTAAAAATCGGCGGGCAGTATTATCATCTGGATGCCACATTTGACAACACGCTCGGTGCGGGAGCACAGATCCGGTACGATTATTTCAATCTCTGCGACAAGAGCGTATTCCGGGATCATCAGCCCCTGATCGCGCCTGCGCCGGAATGTACGGATGCACAGCATTTTTATTATCGGGAGAAAAAGCTTTCCTTCACGAAGATGGAGGATGTCTATAAACGTGCGCTTCAGACAGCAAAAAAAGGAAAAACGTTTACCTTTCACTGGAGGGGCGGGTATCTCACCAGGGAGGTCTTGGGGGAACTGTTAGAACAGATTTCCGCGGCCGGCAGGGAGCGAGAAAAAAGCGCCAGAGTCAGTGTGAACTGGCAGCAGGCGGTGCTCCGGTTCGATTATGTGGAGGCGGGCAGCGCGCCGGAGGCGAGTGTTGTGATGGAAGAAGCAAATGAGGGAGAAAAAGAATGA
- a CDS encoding MATE family efflux transporter, giving the protein MKQIRHRTGAVTEMEQTTAKKNKYEIDMCNGTIMDKLISFSLPLMLSGILQLMFNAVDIIVVGRFSGSQALAAVGSTSALINVFTNLFIGISLGANVLTARFYAAGREKEVSETVHTAITLALVSGIIMALVGLVFSKGALALMGTPDDVIGLSALYMRIYFLGMPFFMLYNYGAAILRAVGDTKRPLLFLMIAGVINACLNMVLVIVFKLGVAGVAIATVISQMISCVLVLRCLCRSESSYRLRFSELGMKGYYLKQIFSVGVPAGIQSTVINFSNVLLQSSVNSFGSTAMAGYTAANNLLGFLYVSVNSITQACMSFTSQNYGVGKLKRMDRVLADCMILSVVVAVVLGCICYGFGPEILQIYTEDAEVIACGMEILAYTTITYFLCGWMDLFPGALRGMGYSAVPMVLSVIGTVGTRVVWIFGIFPYHRSLAILFISYPASWIITIVLQVICFYFVRRRVHRRSQALAGQEA; this is encoded by the coding sequence ATGAAACAGATAAGACACAGAACAGGAGCGGTGACAGAGATGGAACAGACAACGGCAAAAAAGAATAAATATGAGATTGATATGTGCAATGGAACGATTATGGACAAATTGATTTCCTTCTCGCTGCCGCTCATGCTGTCGGGCATTTTACAGCTGATGTTCAATGCGGTAGATATTATCGTGGTGGGCAGGTTTTCCGGCAGCCAGGCGCTGGCAGCGGTGGGATCGACCAGTGCGCTCATCAACGTGTTCACGAATCTGTTTATCGGAATTTCGCTGGGGGCAAATGTACTGACGGCGCGTTTCTATGCGGCGGGGCGTGAGAAAGAGGTGTCTGAGACCGTACATACCGCGATAACCCTGGCACTGGTCAGTGGAATTATCATGGCGCTGGTGGGACTTGTTTTTTCCAAGGGAGCGCTGGCGCTGATGGGGACACCGGACGACGTCATCGGACTGTCGGCACTTTATATGCGGATTTATTTTCTGGGAATGCCGTTTTTCATGCTCTACAATTATGGCGCGGCGATTCTGCGCGCCGTCGGGGACACAAAACGTCCGCTGCTGTTTTTGATGATTGCGGGAGTTATCAACGCGTGCTTGAATATGGTGCTTGTCATTGTATTCAAGCTCGGCGTTGCCGGTGTGGCGATCGCCACGGTCATCTCGCAGATGATTTCCTGCGTGCTGGTGCTGCGGTGCCTCTGTCGGTCGGAGAGCAGTTACCGGCTGCGGTTTTCCGAGCTTGGCATGAAAGGGTACTACTTGAAGCAGATCTTTTCGGTCGGCGTTCCGGCAGGAATCCAGAGTACGGTCATTAACTTTTCCAATGTGCTCCTGCAGTCCTCGGTCAATTCGTTCGGATCGACGGCGATGGCAGGCTACACGGCGGCAAACAATCTGCTCGGCTTCTTGTATGTCTCGGTGAACTCCATCACACAGGCGTGCATGAGCTTTACCAGCCAGAATTACGGCGTTGGAAAATTAAAGCGCATGGATCGTGTGCTGGCAGACTGCATGATCTTATCGGTCGTGGTCGCTGTGGTTTTGGGATGCATCTGCTATGGGTTCGGACCGGAAATTTTACAGATCTACACGGAGGATGCCGAGGTAATTGCGTGCGGTATGGAGATCCTTGCATACACGACGATCACCTATTTTCTTTGCGGCTGGATGGATTTGTTCCCGGGGGCGCTGCGCGGCATGGGATATTCCGCGGTGCCGATGGTGTTGTCGGTCATCGGAACGGTTGGTACGAGAGTGGTGTGGATTTTTGGCATTTTTCCATACCACAGATCACTGGCGATTCTGTTTATATCTTATCCAGCGTCGTGGATTATCACGATTGTCCTGCAGGTAATCTGTTTTTACTTTGTGAGACGGAGAGTGCACCGGAGAAGTCAGGCGCTCGCCGGACAGGAAGCCTGA
- a CDS encoding FmdB family zinc ribbon protein gives MYYVPDGTKQCGYYECKKCGNRFLSLQTMTRIPCPDCASEVDYEIGPDETLADVTDTAVLLQKIEGEEEVAKMDALLSLAITGGDFNWI, from the coding sequence ATGTATTATGTACCGGATGGCACAAAGCAGTGCGGATATTATGAATGTAAAAAGTGCGGGAATCGGTTTCTGTCCTTGCAGACGATGACGCGGATTCCCTGTCCGGATTGTGCATCGGAGGTTGATTATGAGATCGGGCCGGATGAAACGCTTGCGGACGTGACAGATACGGCAGTGCTTCTGCAGAAAATCGAGGGCGAGGAGGAAGTGGCGAAAATGGATGCGCTCTTAAGTCTTGCGATTACCGGCGGAGACTTTAACTGGATTTAA